The sequence below is a genomic window from Lolium perenne isolate Kyuss_39 chromosome 4, Kyuss_2.0, whole genome shotgun sequence.
TTGGCATACCTGAGATTAAACTGTATAAGTGAGAGACTGCAGCTACTTGCAAGGTATTGTAGCAACAATCCAGTTCTATAGATAGCATGTCTATGATAGCTTCCCCGCAAGGCCGCAACCACCTGCATGTAATTTTGTGATCTTGTTAAAATGATATTCCATTTGCAGACCACATAAATTCATTTGAAGGCCACATAAAAAAACAGAGTTTGGATGGAAAAATGGCATCGGAGAGGCTTGTTCAGGATATGGTCCATTTGAATGCACATTATGCTCTATTTTCTCAAGATAATTGAACTGATTTTACCTTCAGAAAGAAACTGATGACGAAATAATTCTcgggttacttcttcaatcagaaAACTCGACATTAGCAATTTATTAACATGGTTTTGGTGCTGCCAGATGCAGCCAATCATGTAATCCTAATCTTTAACTAACAGTACCGGGGCAACATATACCTGGAGTTGGCAATCCTGGTAAGAGGAATTATGTTGTAGAAGTTATTGATGGTCCGATGGAAAGTGTCACCACTGCGCCAAACTGAACATGAACAAATAAAAAAGAGTAAACGTGGGGTTTTAATTGTTATTGTCAAAAGAGTTTCTAATGTTATGCATGTTATACCATTAAATTTGTATTTGAATAAAGTTTCTAATGACATGATTTTTGTAACAATCGAGAAATGTTTAACTGGTCAAATTAGTGGTCAAAATTTAGGCACACAAAACAATGGCGCCACTTCCATTGAGGCCGAGGGAGTATCACCTTTTCCATACCCAAAAAGACTTATATTTTGGAACTGAGGTAGTAGCATATAATTTAACTACTGCCTCCATTCATAAAAGAATGCCGAAAATTTATCTAAAGTTAGATGTATCTATACAGTAAAGAGTGTCTAGGtacatttaaatttagacaaCCTTGCGACATCAGGTAGAATATAACTATGGTCTTACGAACTTATTATAATTCACAATGAACTCTGAAATTTGAGAGAACAGCCAAAATACCACTAGTGAAAACCAAACATGCGAAAATACCACTAGTGAAAACAACTTGCCAAAATAACACTCACTTCGGTTTTTTGTAGCCAACATACCACTAGTGGCTAACTGAGACTAACATCATTCAAGAAAGACATATATGCCCTTATCTCTTCACAACGTTTCAACAACAACAGATGAACAGAAAACAATACTCCGTACAACACTATCTCAGCTCACTTCTTTAACAGCATTTATTTCAACACAGCTTTCAAATAAGATTGAACGTCTATTTTCTACTATGAAATCGTCCATCGTCAGAAACACATAAACACAGCAAGCTCTAAATTTGCTGCAGCTGCAATGAATATACTGGGAACAAACAGGGGAACAAGGGCCGGCTCACCAAGGGAGGGTTCCTGTGGAGGTGTGCCGGGGCGTCGAGCGGAGGGCGGCGCACAAAGGGCGGAAGGGCAGATCGGGGACTGGCGGCGGTGGCGTGGGGCGGCGACGGAAGAAAACGTGGCGAACGAACGCTTGGTGGGCCGTGGGCCGGGCCGAGAAGCCCATCCACTAGTACTTGGTCGTCATCTAACTTGTAACCGAAGCCGAGGGGAAATCCACCCAGCGGCGGAGATGagtggcggtggcgcgaggagggTGCTGGAGGCGTGGAGGCTGGGGGTGGTCAAGTACGGCGAGGCCCTCAAGCTCCAGGAGCGGCTGGTCGCCGACCGGCGGGCCGGTCGGGTCCCGGACCTCGTGCTCTCCCTGCAGCACCCGCCGACCTACACCTTCGGCAAGCGCCGCACCGACCACAACCTGCTGGTGCCGGAGTCCAGCCTGGGGCGCCTCGGTGCCGAGCTCCACCGCACGGAGCGGGGCGGCGACGTCACCTTCCACGGCCCGCGCTAGGCCGTGCTCTACCCGATCCTCTCGCTCCGGGACATCGGCCTCGGCGCGCGGAGGTACGTGGAGGGGCTCGAGGCCGCCATGGTCGAGGTCGCCTCGCTCTACGGCGTCGAGGCGCGGCCGGGGGGCCGCTGCACCGGCGTCTGGGTCGGGGACAGGAAGATCGGGGCCATCGGGGTCAGGATCTCCTCCGGGTTCACCTCCCATGGCCTCGCCTTCAACATCGATCCCGACTTGGGCTACTTCAAGCACATCGTGCCATGCGGCATCGCCAACAAGGATGTCACGTCGCTGCGTCAGGAGGCAAAAGTGGAACTCCCTCCTGACGAGGTGATCCATCATCAGCTCGTGCAGAGCTTGGCCAAAACCTTCCGTTTCAGCGATGTGAAAGTCAAGGATGATTCCGAGTGTACAGAGATGGTTTACTCAGCTGCTGCGCAACGATGATGTGTATTTTACTCTGTATACTGGGGATTCTTCTCAATACATACATTGTTATAAATTTGGGTTTGAAATTTGTTGTCTGCAAATGTTTGTTGCCAAGGGAGGTGATTCCCTTGTTTTGTGCCAATAGCTAACATTTGAAACATCTTATTGGTGTCTACTTGTTTGCTTCCAACATATAACAACATTTAGAAGAAATTGTCTGGTTATGCTTGTTGCAAACAAATGGGAACTAAGGTATTTTCCATGGTATACATAGGCAAATAGGGAACACCTGAACAGGCATATTTGTGTCTGCTTCATGGAGCTGGCAATTTCTGTGGATATGTAGCACAGTTACGCTCTGGATACTGAATGGAGCTAGCAAATGTAGATACTGAAACTTTCTACTATTATTGAGCATGCAGACTTTTTGTCTGATTTGATGTCTTGTCCTTGTTTTGTTCTCTCTTCATGATTAGGTCCATTTGGACAAGCCCGGGCTGCTGTAGGATGCTTGAAGGCAAAGAAGTCTTTAAGAATGCAATTCATATGTACAAGTGCACCAATAACCTCTCCAACTATGGGATATAAtctatttctttttcttcaaTTTCATCATGAGTATGCCTCTTGATTCACTGAGATCGTAAAGCCGGTCTGTATGTACGCCACTCACAAATGATCTTATGTTTTCTCTGAATTAGAGTTTTGCTTATTGCAATGGCATTAGGCAGATGATGGCCAAGGCACAAAATGTGGTCTGGAATAAGATTGTGCTGCACATTTTTCATGTTCATATGCTTCTTGTCTTTTCTATGGTGTGTTTTTATGCATTTGAACCATCTGAGGTGTTTCCTTGGTATGCTTCCAGCAACATCCTGCTTCATGTAGATGATAGTTATGTGTGGACATATAACAACATTGTTGAAATATATGGGAACGCTTCGTCATTAAACTCGCTAAGAATATTTGTAGGAAATTGTCTGATTATGCTTGTTGCAAACAAATGGAAACAAAAGGAATTTCTATGATTTATAGGCCAGCACCTCAACAAGCCTATTTGTGTTTGCTTGGTATTCTTTCCAAGGCATCCTGCTTGATGGAGTTGGCAAATTCTCTGGATATTGAATGGAGCCAGCAAATGTCGATACTGAAATTTTCTTCTATTATTGAGCATGTAGACCTTTTGTCTGATTTGATGTCTTGTCCTTGTTTTGTTCTCTCTTCATGATTAGGTCCATTTGGACAAGCCCTGGGTGCTGTAGGATGCTTGAAGGCAAAGAAGTCTTTAAGAATGCAATTCATATGTAGTATTGCACCAGTAACCTCTCCAACTATGGGATATAATCTATTTCGTCTCTTTAATTTCATCGTCATGTCTCCTGATTCACTGAGATGGTAAAGCTGGTATGTTCTTAATTCATGCACAATTGGTAAAGCATAAATAATCTTACCTTTTCCCCTGAATTGGATTTTTGCTTATTCCAGTGTCATTCAGCGGTTGTTGACCAAGGTAAAAAATGTGGTTTGGATTAAGATTGTGCTGCCCATCTTCATGTTCATATATACTTGTGGTCTTTTCTATGCTGTGTTTTATATCACCAACATGGCAAGAAATTTGCTAGCTTATTATGACCATGCTGCATATATTTATACTATGCCCTTTTTCATCTTGTGTGTTCCAACCCTAATCCATTATTATTGTACATATGTAGCATAACACAGTAAGGAATGTATTCATTTGGCATTGCAGGTACAAGATGCAGCTGCAGTGTCTCAACAGAAATAACATGAGAGTTTGCAGAACTGAACTCTGCCATCTGAATCAGCAGTGGTATTCCAATTGAACTAAGAAAATCTTGTCCACATCTCACATGCCAATACCTGGTGCTCTAGCGTGCAGATGGGAAAAAATAAGATGCGTATCATATTAGTTCTTTGAAGTAAAAAATCAAGTGTCTTCCATTGATTCCATTTACAAAAAATGGAAGAATGTGATAGAATCCAATCTGCCTGCATCTATGTCTTCAGACATTGTAGGGTCTGAATACGCATCTTGGCACTCGGTGCTGCAGGACTGGAGCTCGGGCTTTTGTTCTACGACACTGGGGCCCCACAAAAGGCTTCTGACGCAGCTTAAGCATGGTCTGGTTCTTGTTCTCCGAAGGCGCGCCACTGCGCTCGAAGACGGTGATCCTCCTCCTGGTTCTTGAGCCCCAGATGAATCAAAGCTGATGGAAACCGCCTTCACAGATGCAGTCTGCAGCTGGAACTCTCTCGGGGTGAGGGCGACGAAGGTGCTGTTGCATAAATTCTCTTTGTAGTAGGTGACTTGGTACAATGGGGGATCGTTGTGGTCTTTCTGCTGAATCTGCTTCATCGCAGGGCAGTTCATGTTGTCTTTCGGCGATGTTGAAGTAAATCATGGTTTGGAGTGTGCAGAGATGATTTACTCAGCTGCTCAATGATATGCATTTCACTCTGTGTACTGGGGATTCAAATTGTATTACATTTGGGTTTGGAATTTGTTGTCTGCAAATGTTTGTCCCCAAGGGGCGTGATCCCCATGATATGTGCCAAGAGCTAAAGTTTGAACCATCTTATCGGTGTCTCCTTGGTATGCTTCCAACAACATCCTGCTTCATGGAGATGATAATTATGTGTGGACATATAATAACATTGTTGAAATATATTGGGGAAACCTTGTAAGCGAATTTGGCAACAACATTTGGAAGAAATTGTCTGATTATACTTGTTGCAAACAAATGGAAACTAAGATATTCCATGGTATAATAGAGAACACCTGAACAGGCATATTTGTGTCTGCTTCGTTGAGTTGACAATTTCTGTGGATATGTAGCATAGTAAACAGATCCTGTGGATACTGAACGGAGCTAGCAAATGTAGACACTGAAAGTTTCTTCTATTATTGAGCATGCAAACTTTTTGTCTGATTTGATGTCTTGTCCTCGTTTTGTTCTCTCTTCATGATTAGGTTCATTTGGACAAGCCCTGGGTGCTGTAGGATACTTGAAGGCAAAGAAGTCTTTAAGAATGTAATATAATAAAGTTGCACCAATAACATCTGCAAATATGGGATATACGTCTTCGTTTCTTCAATTTCATTGGCATGCCTCCTGATTCACTGTGATGGTAAAGCTGGTATGAAATGATCTTTGTTCTTCCTGAACTGGAGTTTTGCTTATGGCAGCGTCTATTCAGCAGTTCATGGCCAAGGTACAAAATAAGGTTTGGAGTAAAACTATGATTGTGATGCCCATGTTTCATGTTGACATACTTCTGGTCTTTTCCATGCTTTGTTCCATAGGTACCCTTGTTTGATATTACCAAGATATTTCCTATAGCTTATTTCTGACcatgttgcatatatttgtactggGATTTGAGAGCTCTTGGGCATTTTTCATCTTGTGTGTTCGTGCCCTAATCAGTTATTATTGTATATATGTAGCATAATGCAGTAAGGAATGTATTCATTGGTATTCATTGCTTTTGAAGGTACAAGATGCAGCTGCAGTGTCTCAACAGAAATAACATGAGAGTTTGCAGAACTGAACTCTGCCATCCGAATTAGCAGTGGTATTCCAATTGAACTAAGAAAATCTTGTCCACATCTGGCATGCCAATACCTGGCGCTCTAGCATGCAAACGGGAAAAAAAAAGAACATGTGTATCATCATATTAGTTCTTTGAGGTAAAAATCAAGAAGTGTCTTCCATTGATCCCATTTACAAAAAATGGAAGAATCTGATAGAGCCGAATCTGCCTGCATCTATGTCCTCAGACATGGTCGCGGCTGAATACGCGTCTTGGCACGCGGTGCTGCAGGACTGGAGCTCGGGCTTTTGCTCCACGACGCCGGGGCCCCAGGAAAGCGCTTCTGACCGCAGCTTGAGGGTGGTCTGGGTCTGGTTCTTGTTCTCCGACGGCGCGCCGCGTGGCGCCGCTGCGCTCGAGGACGGCGAGCCTCCTCCCGGCTCTTGAGGCCCGGATGAATCGAAGCAGATGGAGACCGCCTTCCCGGATGCGGTCTGCAGCTGGAACTCCGTCGGGGTGAGGGCGAGGAAGGCGCTGTTGCAGGAATGCTCGTTGTAGTAGGTGACCTGGTACAATGGGGGGTCGCTGTGGTCTTTCTGCTGAATCTGCTTCGTGGCCGGGCAGTTCATGTTGTCCTTGTAGGTGCATCTGTAGTAGTACCTGCAGCGGGACAGAAGGAAGATCAGAAATTTGTGAGTAATCCGAACTGATCCAGCTTTCCCAATCTCCTATTTGTGACACTATGCATCTCCCTCTTATGGCAGATTTGTGTAGGAAGCAGAGAAGCAGCAACTAGAGGTGGGGAAAAGGAGTAGACAACCATCAGACGAGTTAAGCTGTGCAGATGCAGATCAGGAAATGGCTACGAACCTGGGGAAGTTGCAGTTGTTAATCTTCTTCTCGCCGTACTTCCTCCATTGGTGGCCGTCGTTGTGGGGCGCAAAGGTATCAACTTTCCTCATCCGCTTCTCCTTCCTGCATCAGAAACGAATCAAGAAAGGTTACTCCAACTGAGCCGCCGCACACACATATACAAACATCACAACAAACAGTATCTACTTATGGCTTACCTTGATCCGTGGCCTAGAAGGTGTGACTGATGTGGGCTGGGCACAGGAGACATTGCTCTCAGTCGCCAAGAGCAAGAAGACTAGCGCCGgccggaagaggaggaggaggaggaggaagaagaagaaaaaggtatGAGCTAGGCTTAATCAGAGGGAAGCGTACCAGACCGGAGCTCCCCTTTTAGCTTAACGTCAAGACCTCTATAATTGAGACCCTGATGCAGCTTACAGACTAAAAAACTCCCCCTCATAAACTGAGACCGGGAACGGGAGATGCAAAGATTATCTTCTCCTCCCAGCGAGCGAGCGTATCGCTATCACGTGCTCCCGCCGCACCGACGGGGCGCCCTCGCGACCCTCAGAAATTTCTCCGCACCTTCTTTCTTTCCTCCGAACTCCAGAGGCCTACAAGTGGCCTCGGCTGATGTGTTCCGGCCTTATTTTTATGGCACTCTCATCGATCTCGCAACTTGGTCTAGCCTGAATGATAAACAAATCCTTGAGTTGATCGGGACTCGCTGGGGGTGATACAGTATTGTATTCGGCAGGACCGGTTCAAATCTTGTCCAAAATGGAAGTTTGGTACCGCTGGGGGATTAAACTAGTCGGATTCTTCTTGGCTCGCGGAGGCCGGGAATCGTCTCGTTGCTTGGCAGAGAGATTAGCTAGCTAGCTAATGATACCTAACGCACATCGACGGGTTGTGTTTTTATATAAGACCTGCACATGCCGCGGAGGCAAGTTGAGCGGGCAAGGAATCTCTACAAAAGCTTTCCCCCTTATTTAGGACCCCCGTACCCTAAAAAGAAAATTAGGACCCCTGGAACATGAGATCATCGCTGAGGTTTTATCAGGGCAACTGGATGGATGCCTGGTCACCGCAGCAATATGTTATGCCCAGATGCCCCTGCTGCATCACGATGGTAGATTAGCGTCAGTAGCGTGTGTCCTGAACTGCTTTTTCTTTGTTTGTGACTTTCTTTTCTTTGCTGTCCTGAAATAGTATTAGCAAATGGCATGCAAATCTTTTACGTGTTCTTGTGAGAAGAAAATAGTAGATAGTATTAGCAAAATATATGATGATGGCAACTATAAGGAAGGAGGTGTTGCCAATATATGAATTGCTTTTTCTTTGTCCGAGACTTTCTTTTCTTCTTTGTCCTGGAATAGTATTAGCAAATGACACGCAAATCTTGTACGTGTTCTTGTGGAAGAATAAATAGCATTAGCAAAAAATATGATGATGACAACCATAAGGAAGGAGGTGTTGCCAATTGAATATTTATAAGGATGTGCACAATGTAAGTTGTGAGGTACTTAGCTTAGTGGGTGCTTACGAAACTAAACCAAACATTTTCTTAATTTTAGTAGTGTTTATTTGATTGGAGAGATGTCTAGTTAGGCATCTGTCTGGTGTAAATAAGCACTAGTGCTTAAGTGAGAACCGATTTACTTTTTAAGCACCTTCTATTATGCATGCCTTAAAAAGACACCTAGCAAATGCAAGGTCAGAGAATTCAGAAAGAATGAAAAAACCAGACACACCCTTTGTTAGCTAGTCGGTGCGTTTGTGTTctgaatttcttttcttttttttgtttgagATCTTCTTTTCTTTCCGTACAGAAGTAGTATTATTGGCCAAAAATATGGTGATGGTGACCGTAAGGAGCTGCTGCAAATTGACCATGTAATATAGGAAGACAGCTCACAAGTGCGAGGTCAAAGAATTCAGAAAGAAGGAAAACCAGTACACCAGATCACATTGTTTATTCCTCGCGCCAAGAAAAAAGATCACATTGTTTATTGTACCAGCATGTTACTAAAATTAAGACCTGCTGGGCCAAGCTCTGACTTTTCTTTACCCCATCTCATACTCTTGGAATTTACTTTTGTGTTACAATTTACAAACACTACCAGACTGAGACACGTATCTAATTTTCTAACTGGCTTCTTCTAGAAATAGGACAGGTTACGCCTTCTGATTGGCCGGTCGACGTAGAGAGAGAAGGGGGATGCATTGCCATCCAGATCTTGgcttattcattgactttgcataACATATACATATAGGAGTTTGTATAGATGTCCCGCTAATTGAGTTTGGTTACCGACTAAAATATGGCGTCACAGTCCCTGATATAGAAGGAGATAAATAAGTGTTGAAGTGTGGTCACAATGAACTACACGATTAACAATCCAGAGCCAAGTGATAGAAAAGGTGTATAATTGCGGCTACGCCAGTCGACCGGCATACAAAATGTGCAACACAGCTACACAAAGGCGCGTCCATGTTCACACTTTCAAAATATCTCTCAGGGTCATAGACCCATGCACTTAAGTAGATACGAAGTGATTGCCCCAAAGTAAAAATGATTTGTAAACTTTGAGACCAACAGAAAGAAGCAATACCACAATTAAAATGATGAGTACTCCTTGATATATCAACACAAAAATGCGGTACTGAAATCCCTACTTGAGAAGAACTGAAGTAAGATCCGAATATCCTTGGCTAAGTCCAAATGTGCCGTCGAATGTCGTCTGAAAATGAGTGTTTTTTGGCAATGCAT
It includes:
- the LOC127295506 gene encoding LOW QUALITY PROTEIN: octanoyltransferase LIP2, mitochondrial (The sequence of the model RefSeq protein was modified relative to this genomic sequence to represent the inferred CDS: substituted 1 base at 1 genomic stop codon) — encoded protein: MSGGGARRVLEAWRLGVVKYGEALKLQERLVADRRAGRVPDLVLSLQHPPTYTFGKRRTDHNLLVPESSLGRLGAELHRTERGGDVTFHGPRXAVLYPILSLRDIGLGARRYVEGLEAAMVEVASLYGVEARPGGRCTGVWVGDRKIGAIGVRISSGFTSHGLAFNIDPDLGYFKHIVPCGIANKDVTSLRQEAKVELPPDEVIHHQLVQSLAKTFRFSDVKVKDDSECTEMVYSAAAQR
- the LOC127347657 gene encoding uncharacterized protein, with product MKQIQQKDHNDPPLYQVTYYKENLCNSTFVALTPREFQLQTASVKAVSISFDSSGAQEPGGGSPSSSAVARLRRTRTRPCLSCVRSLLWGPSVVEQKPELQSCSTECQDAYSDPTMSEDIDAGRLDSITFFHFL
- the LOC127295505 gene encoding uncharacterized protein — its product is MSPVPSPHQSHLLGHGSRKEKRMRKVDTFAPHNDGHQWRKYGEKKINNCNFPRYYYRCTYKDNMNCPATKQIQQKDHSDPPLYQVTYYNEHSCNSAFLALTPTEFQLQTASGKAVSICFDSSGPQEPGGGSPSSSAAAPRGAPSENKNQTQTTLKLRSEALSWGPGVVEQKPELQSCSTACQDAYSAATMSEDIDAGRFGSIRFFHFL